A stretch of the Saprospiraceae bacterium genome encodes the following:
- the rpsS gene encoding 30S ribosomal protein S19, with protein MARSIKKGPFVHHKLMEKIQKSKGAGKKAVIKTWSRASMIIPDMVGETIAVHNGKTFVPVYVTENMVGHKLGEFSPTRTFRSHAGNR; from the coding sequence ATGGCAAGATCAATTAAAAAAGGTCCATTTGTACATCATAAGTTGATGGAAAAGATCCAAAAATCAAAAGGAGCCGGTAAAAAAGCCGTGATCAAAACCTGGAGCAGGGCTTCTATGATTATTCCGGATATGGTTGGTGAAACCATTGCGGTACATAATGGAAAAACGTTTGTTCCGGTTTATGTGACAGAAAATATGGTTGGACATAAATTAGGTGAATTTTCTCCAACGCGTACATTTAGATCACACGCAGGTAACAGATAA
- the rplR gene encoding 50S ribosomal protein L18, with the protein MDMKKNKDTQRQKIRFRIRKSVIGTPERPRLAVFKSNTAIYCQLIDDTVGKTLCAASSSDKSLGKASKSDLAKKVGTLIASKAKSINIDAVVFDRGGFLYHGRIKALAEGAREGGLNF; encoded by the coding sequence ATTGACATGAAAAAAAATAAAGATACACAACGTCAAAAGATAAGATTTAGAATTCGCAAATCAGTTATCGGAACTCCGGAGCGTCCGAGATTGGCGGTATTTAAAAGCAATACGGCAATTTATTGTCAACTTATTGATGACACCGTAGGTAAAACTTTGTGCGCAGCTTCATCCAGTGATAAAAGCTTGGGAAAAGCAAGCAAAAGTGATCTTGCAAAAAAGGTTGGAACCTTAATTGCCAGCAAAGCTAAAAGTATAAATATCGATGCAGTCGTTTTTGATCGCGGTGGATTTTTATATCATGGTAGAATTAAAGCATTGGCTGAAGGAGCCCGTGAAGGTGGATTAAATTTTTAA
- the rpsH gene encoding 30S ribosomal protein S8 has product MSIVTDSIADYLTRIRNAQLAGFRIVDIPASNTKKAITEILYKSGYILKYKFEDSENKQGLIRIALKYDPVSKLPIIRELKRVSKPGKRVYSNVDELPRIISGLGIYIVSTSKGLLTDKEAKRENVGGEVLCYIY; this is encoded by the coding sequence ATGTCAATTGTAACAGATTCAATCGCAGATTACCTAACCAGAATTCGCAATGCGCAGTTAGCTGGTTTCCGGATTGTAGATATTCCTGCATCCAATACAAAGAAAGCGATTACGGAAATACTCTATAAAAGTGGTTATATTTTAAAATATAAATTTGAGGATTCTGAAAACAAGCAGGGTTTAATTCGCATTGCCTTGAAATATGATCCTGTATCAAAATTACCCATTATAAGAGAATTAAAACGTGTTAGTAAACCAGGAAAAAGAGTTTATAGCAATGTGGATGAATTACCACGTATTATAAGCGGTCTTGGAATATACATTGTTTCAACTTCAAAAGGACTTTTAACTGATAAAGAAGCAAAGAGAGAAAATGTCGGTGGAGAAGTACTTTGTTACATATATTAA
- the rplF gene encoding 50S ribosomal protein L6 produces MSRIGKKLIPIPKGVEIKIDKATVTVKGPKGSLTQAIDPDMKVTTEDGNITISRPTEQKRHKSLHGLTRALVSNMVTGVNEGFTKQMELVGVGFRVSNTGNLLELSIGYSHPILFYIPSELKVETITEKGSNPKIILKGSDLQLIGQICAKIRSLKAPEPFKGKGIKFAGEVLRRKAGKSAGK; encoded by the coding sequence ATGTCAAGAATAGGAAAAAAGCTGATTCCAATCCCAAAGGGAGTGGAAATTAAAATTGATAAAGCGACGGTTACGGTTAAAGGTCCTAAAGGGTCACTGACTCAGGCGATTGATCCGGATATGAAAGTCACAACGGAAGATGGAAATATCACCATCAGTAGACCAACTGAACAAAAGAGACATAAATCGCTTCATGGATTAACCCGTGCTCTGGTAAGCAATATGGTTACTGGCGTCAATGAAGGCTTTACAAAACAGATGGAATTGGTCGGTGTTGGTTTCAGGGTTTCAAATACAGGAAATTTATTGGAATTGTCTATTGGTTATTCACATCCAATCCTGTTTTATATACCAAGTGAATTAAAAGTGGAAACGATTACTGAAAAAGGATCGAATCCTAAAATAATATTAAAAGGTTCTGATTTGCAATTAATCGGTCAGATCTGTGCTAAAATTCGTTCATTAAAAGCACCTGAACCATTTAAAGGGAAAGGGATCAAATTTGCTGGTGAAGTTCTTCGTAGAAAAGCTGGTAAATCTGCAGGTAAATAA
- the rpsC gene encoding 30S ribosomal protein S3 has protein sequence MGQKANPIGNRLGIIRGWESNWFGGRNFAQKVVEDEKIRIYLNARIAKGGVARVIIERTLKRITVSIQTSRPGIIIGKGGSEVDSLREELKKLTNQDIQINIIEIRKPELDAAIVAESIAKQIESRINYRRAAKMAIQSTMRAGAEGIKIRISGRLNGAEMARSEEYKEGRIPLHTFRADIDYSIKEAQTVYGKIGIKTWICKGEVFAKRDLSPLVGLEKKETKPGMGGGNRRGGNDRGDRGGDRGDRRGGSDRGGDNRRGGGGDRGRRK, from the coding sequence ATGGGTCAAAAAGCAAATCCGATAGGCAATCGCTTAGGTATTATCCGAGGCTGGGAATCCAATTGGTTTGGTGGTAGAAACTTTGCACAAAAAGTAGTGGAAGATGAAAAAATCCGAATCTATTTAAATGCACGTATCGCCAAAGGAGGAGTCGCCAGAGTGATCATTGAACGAACACTGAAGAGAATTACAGTGTCCATTCAAACATCAAGACCAGGTATTATCATTGGTAAAGGAGGTAGTGAAGTAGATAGCTTGCGTGAGGAATTGAAAAAACTCACCAATCAGGATATTCAAATCAATATCATTGAAATTCGTAAACCTGAATTGGATGCTGCGATCGTTGCAGAATCAATTGCTAAACAAATTGAATCTCGTATCAACTATAGAAGAGCCGCTAAAATGGCAATTCAATCAACTATGCGTGCAGGAGCTGAAGGGATTAAAATTAGAATTTCCGGTCGTTTAAATGGAGCGGAGATGGCTCGTTCTGAAGAATACAAAGAAGGACGGATCCCATTGCATACGTTTCGTGCGGATATTGATTATTCTATTAAAGAAGCACAAACCGTTTATGGAAAAATAGGAATTAAAACCTGGATTTGTAAAGGGGAGGTGTTTGCAAAAAGAGATCTTTCTCCATTGGTTGGATTAGAAAAGAAGGAAACCAAACCAGGAATGGGTGGTGGAAATCGGAGAGGTGGAAATGACCGGGGAGATCGTGGAGGTGATCGCGGAGACCGTAGAGGAGGAAGTGATCGTGGAGGTGATAATCGTAGAGGCGGAGGTGGAGACCGTGGACGAAGAAAATAG
- the rplD gene encoding 50S ribosomal protein L4: MKLDILSINGSSTGRSIELPDSVFGIEPNEHVLYLSVKEYLANQRQGTHDSKERHAVSRSTRKIKRQKGTGGARAGSMKNIMFKGGGRAFGPHPRDYSQKLNKKVKVLARKSALSQKASANGIVVVEDFNINAPKTSEFVGIVKNLNMVNVKSLFVTPDYNENIHLSSRNIPYAALQVAKDLSTYDILNCKKLVLLESSISKIAETLA; this comes from the coding sequence ATGAAATTGGATATACTTAGTATAAATGGTTCCAGCACAGGAAGAAGTATCGAACTTCCTGATAGTGTTTTTGGAATTGAACCAAATGAGCATGTCTTGTACCTGTCGGTAAAAGAGTATTTGGCAAACCAACGTCAGGGAACACATGATTCCAAAGAACGTCATGCGGTTTCAAGATCAACTCGGAAAATTAAACGACAAAAAGGAACCGGTGGAGCCAGAGCAGGTTCAATGAAAAATATCATGTTTAAAGGAGGAGGTCGCGCCTTCGGACCACATCCAAGAGATTATTCTCAAAAGTTGAACAAGAAAGTAAAGGTATTAGCCAGAAAATCAGCGCTTTCTCAAAAAGCTTCTGCTAATGGAATTGTAGTCGTTGAAGATTTTAACATCAATGCTCCTAAAACAAGCGAGTTTGTAGGAATTGTAAAAAATCTGAATATGGTGAATGTTAAATCCTTGTTTGTTACACCTGACTATAATGAGAATATTCACCTGTCTTCAAGAAACATTCCATATGCTGCTTTACAAGTAGCAAAGGATTTAAGTACCTATGATATTTTAAATTGCAAAAAACTGGTGTTGTTGGAATCTAGTATTTCTAAAATAGCAGAAACGCTTGCATAA
- the secY gene encoding preprotein translocase subunit SecY, translating into MKKLIETLKNIWSIQELRDKIVYTLTLLIIFRVGSFIVLPGVDPSILNQKASNSANSLFGLINSYTGGAFDKASIFALGIMPYITASIIVQLLGFAVPYFQRLQQKEGESGRKKLSQITRILTVFITLVQGGGYLTYVKSMGAVDPNVSAFIFWFSNSIILATGTVFCMWLGERITDRGIGNGTSLIIMIGIIASLPSAFAFELNSQSFLLFLLEIIILFLIIIATILVIQGVRKIPIQFAKRMVGRGTGSMPMATNRDYIPLKVNAAGVMPIIFAQAILFLPLTAVQYMTSDPTLGTTGIMHTLTDPYGFWHNFLTFILVVGFTYIYTALIVNPQNYAEYLKRQNAFIPGIKPGEDTEEYIDTTTTRITLPGAIFLGFLTILPSIAVVFGVNPQFARFFGGSSVLIMVGVILDTLSQVESYLLMRKYDGLVKSGRIEGRFSQGVGPIVNG; encoded by the coding sequence ATGAAAAAATTAATTGAAACTTTAAAGAATATCTGGAGCATTCAAGAGCTAAGGGATAAGATTGTTTATACACTTACCTTGCTTATAATTTTCAGAGTAGGTTCTTTTATCGTATTGCCGGGAGTTGACCCTTCAATACTGAATCAAAAAGCATCAAATAGCGCGAATAGCTTATTTGGTTTAATCAATAGTTATACCGGTGGAGCATTTGATAAAGCATCAATTTTTGCTTTGGGTATTATGCCCTATATCACGGCTTCCATTATCGTTCAGTTATTGGGTTTCGCAGTTCCATATTTTCAAAGACTCCAACAAAAAGAGGGTGAGTCCGGACGTAAGAAATTAAGTCAAATCACTAGGATTCTAACGGTATTTATAACCCTTGTGCAGGGTGGTGGGTATTTGACCTATGTAAAATCCATGGGTGCGGTTGATCCAAATGTGAGTGCATTCATTTTCTGGTTTTCCAATAGCATCATTTTGGCTACAGGTACCGTATTCTGTATGTGGCTGGGTGAGCGGATTACAGATCGCGGAATTGGAAACGGTACTTCGTTGATCATCATGATCGGGATTATTGCATCCTTACCTTCTGCGTTTGCATTTGAATTGAATTCACAGTCATTTTTGCTCTTTTTATTGGAGATCATCATTCTATTCCTGATTATAATAGCCACGATTTTGGTTATTCAGGGGGTTAGAAAAATACCCATACAGTTTGCAAAGAGAATGGTAGGAAGAGGTACCGGTTCGATGCCCATGGCTACCAACCGGGATTACATTCCACTTAAAGTAAATGCAGCCGGTGTAATGCCAATCATTTTTGCCCAGGCTATATTGTTCCTGCCTTTAACTGCAGTGCAATACATGACTTCGGACCCTACATTAGGAACAACAGGCATCATGCATACCTTGACAGATCCTTATGGGTTTTGGCATAATTTTCTGACTTTCATACTGGTTGTTGGGTTTACATATATTTATACAGCATTGATTGTGAATCCTCAGAATTACGCCGAGTATCTTAAACGGCAGAATGCATTTATTCCGGGAATTAAACCAGGAGAGGATACTGAGGAATACATTGATACAACGACTACAAGAATCACATTACCAGGAGCTATTTTCCTGGGATTTTTGACAATACTTCCTTCCATTGCAGTGGTATTTGGTGTAAATCCACAATTTGCAAGATTCTTTGGAGGGTCTTCTGTTCTGATCATGGTAGGGGTTATATTAGACACCTTGTCACAGGTTGAATCTTACCTACTTATGAGAAAATACGATGGTTTGGTTAAATCAGGAAGGATCGAAGGACGCTTTAGTCAAGGAGTGGGTCCGATTGTAAACGGTTAA
- the rplN gene encoding 50S ribosomal protein L14 has protein sequence MIQQESRLNVADNSGAKEVLCIRVLGGTKRRYASIGDKIVVTVKSATPGGVKKGTVSKAVIVRTKKEIRRKDGSYIRFDDNAVVLLNAADEPRGTRIFGPVARELREKDYMRIVSLAPEVL, from the coding sequence ATGATACAACAAGAATCAAGACTAAACGTAGCGGATAATAGTGGTGCAAAAGAAGTACTCTGTATTCGTGTGTTGGGTGGAACCAAAAGAAGATATGCTTCTATTGGTGATAAAATCGTTGTAACGGTAAAATCAGCTACACCAGGAGGTGTAAAAAAAGGTACTGTTTCAAAAGCGGTGATTGTTCGAACTAAAAAAGAAATTCGTCGTAAAGACGGCTCTTATATTAGGTTCGATGATAATGCGGTAGTACTCTTAAATGCTGCTGACGAACCAAGGGGTACACGTATTTTCGGACCCGTTGCACGGGAGCTTCGTGAAAAAGATTACATGCGTATTGTTTCATTAGCTCCAGAAGTACTCTGA
- the rplV gene encoding 50S ribosomal protein L22, whose protein sequence is MEAVAKLRNCPMSPRKMRLVVDLIRGKNVNDALNILKFTKKEASIWLEKLLLSAINNWEQKHGEGGAEAAKLYVKTAFVDGGMVIKRFQPAPHGRAHRIRKRRNHVTLIVAGSQAINTQSEN, encoded by the coding sequence ATGGAAGCTGTAGCCAAATTGAGAAACTGCCCAATGTCTCCAAGAAAAATGAGACTTGTGGTGGATTTGATCAGAGGTAAAAATGTAAACGACGCACTCAATATATTGAAGTTTACCAAAAAGGAAGCATCAATATGGCTTGAGAAGTTGTTGCTTTCTGCCATCAATAACTGGGAGCAGAAACATGGAGAAGGCGGTGCGGAAGCAGCAAAACTTTATGTTAAAACAGCATTTGTCGATGGGGGTATGGTTATCAAACGATTTCAACCCGCACCTCACGGACGTGCACATAGAATTCGCAAACGCAGAAACCATGTTACACTTATTGTTGCAGGGAGTCAGGCTATTAATACACAATCAGAAAATTAA
- the rpsN gene encoding 30S ribosomal protein S14 yields the protein MSKKSIIARQAKRERVVAKYHDVRAQLKKDHDYDGLSKLPRDASPVRLKNRCGLTGRPKGFMRRFGLSRNVFRLMALDGKIPGIVKASW from the coding sequence ATGTCTAAAAAATCAATTATAGCAAGACAGGCAAAGCGTGAACGTGTGGTAGCAAAATACCATGATGTTCGTGCTCAACTTAAAAAAGACCATGACTATGATGGACTTTCAAAATTACCTAGAGATGCATCTCCGGTACGTTTAAAAAACCGATGCGGTCTCACCGGTCGTCCAAAAGGGTTTATGCGTCGTTTCGGATTATCGCGAAATGTATTTCGTTTGATGGCCTTAGATGGAAAAATACCTGGTATCGTAAAAGCAAGTTGGTAA
- the rplE gene encoding 50S ribosomal protein L5 has translation MNRLKAHYQKNVVPVLMEKFQYSSIMQAPKLVKISINQGVGSATQDKKLVDIAVNEITTISGQKAVPTQSKKAISNFKLREKMPIGAKVTLRSDRMYEFMDRLITVALPRVRDFRGISDNSFDGRGNYTLGITEQIIFPEIDLDKINKIAGMDITFVTTAKTDAEAFELLKHMGMPFKNQKI, from the coding sequence ATAAACAGACTTAAAGCACATTATCAAAAAAATGTAGTTCCGGTATTGATGGAAAAATTTCAATACTCTTCTATTATGCAAGCACCTAAATTGGTGAAAATAAGCATTAATCAAGGAGTCGGAAGTGCAACTCAGGATAAAAAACTAGTGGATATTGCCGTAAATGAAATCACAACGATCTCTGGTCAGAAAGCAGTTCCTACTCAATCTAAAAAAGCAATCTCTAACTTTAAGTTAAGAGAAAAAATGCCCATTGGCGCAAAAGTAACGTTGAGAAGTGACCGGATGTATGAATTTATGGATCGTCTCATTACAGTAGCCTTACCTCGAGTTCGTGACTTTAGAGGGATTTCTGATAACAGTTTTGATGGGAGAGGAAATTATACACTAGGGATTACTGAACAAATCATTTTTCCTGAAATCGATTTAGATAAAATTAATAAGATTGCAGGAATGGACATCACGTTTGTTACAACAGCAAAAACCGATGCAGAAGCTTTTGAATTGCTAAAACATATGGGTATGCCTTTTAAAAATCAAAAAATTTAA
- the rpsE gene encoding 30S ribosomal protein S5, with amino-acid sequence MAKSHVVRVKAAGETELKEKLVNLNRVAKVTKGGRTFSFSALVVVGDGHGIVGQGIGKAREVSDAISKAVDDAKKNLIKVPIQKGTIAHEQKGKFGAGRVFIKPAADGTGVIAGGAMRAVLEIAGIHNVLAKSIGSSNPHNVVKATLDALTKIRSPYEVAKQRKIELIKVFEG; translated from the coding sequence ATGGCAAAATCGCATGTAGTACGAGTTAAGGCAGCTGGTGAAACGGAACTAAAAGAAAAACTGGTTAACTTAAACAGGGTAGCAAAAGTTACCAAAGGAGGTAGAACCTTCAGCTTTTCGGCATTGGTTGTTGTAGGGGATGGCCACGGTATTGTAGGTCAGGGAATTGGAAAAGCCAGAGAAGTTTCTGATGCAATTTCTAAAGCAGTAGATGATGCAAAGAAAAATTTAATCAAAGTTCCAATTCAAAAAGGGACTATTGCACATGAACAAAAAGGAAAATTCGGCGCCGGTCGTGTATTCATAAAGCCAGCTGCAGATGGAACAGGAGTTATAGCAGGTGGAGCGATGCGCGCTGTTTTGGAAATTGCCGGAATTCATAACGTATTAGCAAAATCAATTGGTTCTTCCAATCCACACAATGTGGTAAAAGCAACCCTGGATGCACTGACTAAAATCAGAAGTCCCTATGAAGTTGCGAAGCAGCGTAAAATTGAATTGATAAAAGTATTTGAAGGTTAA
- the rplX gene encoding 50S ribosomal protein L24, whose protein sequence is MKFKIKKGDKIRVISGSNKGKEGIVSQIVSEKNRAVVEGINIVKKHMKPTNNNPGGIVEFSAPIHISNLSLLDPKSGKPTRVGYEIRNDQKVRVSKKSGEIIK, encoded by the coding sequence ATGAAATTTAAAATAAAAAAAGGCGATAAAATCCGGGTCATTTCCGGTTCCAATAAAGGAAAGGAAGGAATCGTAAGCCAGATTGTAAGTGAAAAAAACAGGGCAGTTGTTGAAGGGATCAATATTGTTAAAAAACATATGAAACCTACAAACAATAACCCCGGTGGAATTGTAGAATTTTCAGCTCCAATTCACATTTCTAATTTGTCTTTGTTAGACCCAAAGAGTGGAAAACCAACACGGGTAGGTTATGAGATTCGCAATGACCAAAAAGTACGTGTTTCTAAAAAATCAGGTGAAATAATTAAGTGA
- the rpsQ gene encoding 30S ribosomal protein S17 → MMERNLRKQKVGVVSSNKMAKTITVKVERSLLHDKYGKRMNKSKKYFAHDENNECTIGDLVRIMETRPLSKNKCWRLIEIIKKGE, encoded by the coding sequence ATAATGGAAAGAAATCTTCGAAAGCAAAAAGTTGGAGTGGTCAGTAGCAATAAAATGGCCAAAACCATCACAGTAAAGGTTGAGCGAAGTTTGTTGCATGACAAGTATGGCAAACGAATGAATAAGAGTAAAAAATATTTTGCTCATGATGAAAACAATGAATGTACAATAGGCGATTTGGTTCGTATTATGGAAACCAGACCGCTCAGCAAGAATAAATGCTGGAGACTCATAGAAATTATTAAGAAAGGAGAATAA
- the rplB gene encoding 50S ribosomal protein L2, with translation MPVKKLNPITPSMRFRVQLTHEELTTDRPEKSLVESISSTGGRNNQGHRTMRNRGGGHKKQYRKIDFHRDKDGIPGTVKTIEYDPNRSAHIALINYADGEKRYIVAPHGLKVGAKILSGKTATPDIGNTLFLGDVPLGSSIHAIELHPGQGATLVRSAGTAATMMGKEDRYAVIKMPSGEIRRILTTCKATIGSTSNPDHSLEVVGKAGRNRWFGWRPRTRGVAMNPVDHPMGGGEGRASGGHPRSRNGQFAKGAKTRSRNKQSSKLIITRRKTTN, from the coding sequence ATGCCAGTTAAAAAATTAAATCCCATTACGCCCAGCATGCGTTTTCGCGTGCAGCTGACTCATGAAGAGTTAACTACCGATCGTCCTGAAAAATCTTTGGTAGAAAGTATCTCTTCAACGGGCGGAAGAAATAATCAGGGTCACCGGACTATGAGAAATCGTGGAGGTGGTCATAAAAAGCAATACCGTAAAATTGATTTTCACAGAGACAAGGATGGTATTCCGGGAACTGTGAAAACGATTGAATACGATCCAAACCGTTCAGCACATATTGCATTGATCAATTATGCAGATGGGGAAAAACGATACATTGTAGCACCCCATGGATTAAAAGTTGGAGCAAAAATTTTAAGTGGAAAAACTGCAACTCCTGATATAGGAAATACCCTGTTTCTCGGAGATGTTCCACTCGGTTCCAGTATTCATGCCATTGAATTGCATCCTGGACAAGGGGCTACATTGGTGCGTAGTGCCGGTACTGCTGCAACGATGATGGGAAAAGAAGATCGCTATGCAGTCATTAAAATGCCTTCTGGAGAAATCCGAAGAATTTTAACAACCTGTAAAGCAACCATTGGATCTACTTCAAATCCAGATCACAGTTTGGAAGTAGTAGGGAAAGCAGGTAGAAACAGATGGTTTGGTTGGAGACCACGCACCAGAGGGGTTGCAATGAACCCAGTCGATCACCCAATGGGTGGAGGTGAAGGACGTGCATCCGGAGGTCATCCTCGTTCCAGAAATGGTCAATTTGCAAAAGGAGCAAAAACCAGATCGCGGAATAAGCAATCGTCTAAACTTATTATTACAAGAAGAAAAACAACTAATTAA
- the rplW gene encoding 50S ribosomal protein L23, with product MKQIIIRPMITEKAEKLSTKKNQYTFVVARDVNKIEVSKAIEKMYNVSVESVNTLMMPGKAKSRNSRNAVIKGRKPSYKKAMVTLKAGDEINIFGE from the coding sequence ATGAAGCAAATAATTATAAGACCAATGATTACGGAGAAAGCTGAGAAACTTTCTACCAAAAAAAATCAATACACATTTGTGGTTGCAAGAGATGTCAATAAAATTGAAGTATCAAAAGCAATTGAGAAAATGTATAATGTTTCTGTAGAATCAGTAAATACTTTGATGATGCCCGGTAAGGCAAAATCCCGAAACTCCAGAAATGCCGTGATTAAAGGACGCAAGCCATCCTATAAAAAAGCAATGGTTACCTTGAAAGCAGGTGATGAAATAAACATATTTGGTGAATAG
- the rplP gene encoding 50S ribosomal protein L16, whose product MLQPKRLKYRKQQKGRNKGMAHRGSTIAFGTFGLKSMDSARLTSRQIEAARVAMTRHMKREGTVWIRIFPDKPITSKPAEVRMGKGKGALDHYVAVIKPGTILFEMDGIPYNVAVEAFALAAQKLPIKTKTIVRREFQNLATA is encoded by the coding sequence ATGTTACAACCAAAGCGCCTGAAATACAGGAAACAGCAGAAAGGAAGAAATAAGGGAATGGCTCACCGTGGAAGTACCATAGCTTTTGGCACATTTGGCTTAAAATCAATGGATTCTGCTCGTTTAACCAGTCGGCAAATTGAAGCCGCGAGGGTGGCGATGACCAGACATATGAAAAGGGAAGGAACAGTTTGGATTCGAATTTTTCCAGATAAACCCATCACATCCAAACCTGCAGAGGTTCGTATGGGAAAAGGTAAAGGAGCCTTGGATCATTATGTAGCTGTAATTAAACCTGGTACCATCCTTTTTGAAATGGACGGCATTCCTTATAATGTAGCTGTAGAAGCTTTTGCCCTTGCAGCTCAAAAATTACCAATAAAAACGAAAACGATTGTACGAAGAGAATTTCAAAATCTTGCAACCGCTTAA
- the rplO gene encoding 50S ribosomal protein L15 — MELHNLKPAKGAIHKEKRIARGEGSGHGGTSGKGHKGMKARSGATTTKGFEGGQTPLQRRIPKFGFRNINRINYKEVNLDTLSNYAERYQVTEINQEFFNSNKIFNVNDKIKILGRGEITKAFKLRVHACTASAKTKIEAAGGSIELI; from the coding sequence ATGGAATTACACAATCTTAAACCGGCTAAAGGAGCCATCCATAAGGAAAAACGTATTGCAAGAGGTGAAGGATCCGGTCACGGAGGAACCTCTGGAAAAGGACATAAGGGTATGAAAGCCCGTTCCGGGGCAACAACTACTAAAGGTTTTGAAGGGGGTCAAACACCACTTCAAAGACGTATTCCGAAATTTGGATTTAGAAACATTAACCGGATTAATTATAAGGAAGTAAACCTTGATACACTTTCTAACTATGCAGAAAGATATCAGGTAACTGAAATCAATCAGGAATTTTTTAATTCAAACAAAATTTTTAATGTCAATGACAAAATAAAAATTTTGGGACGTGGAGAAATTACTAAGGCTTTCAAATTAAGAGTTCATGCATGTACTGCTTCTGCTAAAACCAAAATTGAAGCAGCAGGTGGATCCATCGAACTCATTTAA
- the rpmD gene encoding 50S ribosomal protein L30, giving the protein MGKIKITQSKSVIKTSERQKLTIRALGLRNPHDSVEVESTPQILGMVNKVKHLVQVEKI; this is encoded by the coding sequence ATGGGAAAGATAAAAATTACACAGTCTAAAAGCGTTATTAAAACGAGCGAAAGACAAAAATTAACCATTAGAGCATTGGGATTAAGAAACCCTCATGATTCTGTTGAAGTTGAATCAACGCCGCAGATCTTGGGAATGGTTAATAAAGTTAAACATCTTGTTCAAGTTGAAAAGATATAA
- the rpmC gene encoding 50S ribosomal protein L29: MALRKYEVFTGMNQETLEKDLTGALKQLHSLKLEHKVKGLQNPKQILFLRREIAMMKTELTKRSTVQA; encoded by the coding sequence ATGGCATTAAGAAAATATGAAGTATTTACCGGAATGAATCAAGAGACGCTTGAAAAAGATCTTACCGGAGCTTTAAAACAATTGCATTCATTAAAACTGGAGCACAAAGTAAAAGGGCTGCAAAATCCAAAGCAAATCCTCTTTTTAAGAAGAGAAATAGCTATGATGAAAACTGAATTAACTAAACGATCAACAGTACAAGCATAA